One Weissella ceti DNA window includes the following coding sequences:
- a CDS encoding YhbY family RNA-binding protein has protein sequence MIELRGKQKRYLRASAHDMTPLFSIGKQGLTEAWLEQIEDAINKRELFKVNIQSNSDVTVDELKAFIEENVYDVQVVQTIGHTLVLFGESADKERRHYSTKVRAI, from the coding sequence ATGATTGAACTACGCGGAAAGCAAAAGCGCTACCTACGTGCATCAGCACACGACATGACACCACTATTCAGTATCGGAAAGCAAGGATTGACTGAAGCTTGGCTAGAACAAATCGAAGACGCTATCAACAAGCGCGAATTGTTCAAGGTTAACATCCAATCTAACTCAGACGTTACTGTTGACGAATTGAAGGCATTCATCGAAGAAAATGTCTACGATGTACAAGTTGTACAAACAATCGGACACACTTTGGTGTTGTTTGGTGAATCAGCTGACAAGGAACGTCGTCACTACTCAACAAAGGTTCGCGCCATCTAG
- the yqeH gene encoding ribosome biogenesis GTPase YqeH, with protein MISDAELQEYLADELRCIGCGALIQTTEPEELGYTPMSALRKGFENEEILCQRCFRLRHYNEIQPVSLTDDDFRRLLDQIGGTNSLVVYVMDVFDFSGSLIPGIHRFVGKNPILLVGNKIDVLPKSLRRSKIKDWMRQQANIAGLRPIDIALTSGRTGDDLPALMDLIEKYREGRDVYVVGVTNVGKSTLINQIIKDVTGEKNEVITTSRFPGTTLDRIEIPLDDDSAIIDTPGIIHQDQMAHYLSPKDLKYVTPQKELKPRTYQLNPEQTLFMGALARFDFVQGSKGGFTAYFDNNLMIHRTKLEKAEDFYAKHAGTLLAPPSAEHLADLPPLQRHEFKTTQKTDIVIDGLGWITVPANSVVAGWAPKGVSVLTRKAMI; from the coding sequence TTGATTAGTGATGCAGAACTACAAGAATACCTAGCAGACGAACTTCGCTGTATCGGCTGTGGGGCATTGATTCAAACAACTGAACCTGAAGAATTGGGTTACACACCAATGTCAGCGTTGCGTAAGGGATTTGAAAACGAAGAAATTCTTTGCCAACGTTGTTTCCGTTTGCGACACTACAATGAAATTCAACCTGTTAGTTTGACTGACGATGACTTCCGTCGTTTGTTGGATCAAATCGGTGGAACAAATTCATTGGTTGTTTACGTAATGGACGTCTTTGACTTCTCTGGATCATTGATCCCTGGAATTCACCGTTTCGTTGGAAAGAACCCAATCCTTTTGGTTGGAAACAAGATTGACGTTTTGCCAAAGTCTTTGCGTCGTAGCAAGATTAAGGACTGGATGCGTCAACAAGCTAATATCGCTGGACTTCGTCCAATTGATATTGCTTTGACTTCTGGACGTACAGGGGATGATTTGCCAGCCTTGATGGACTTGATTGAAAAGTACCGTGAAGGACGTGATGTTTACGTCGTTGGGGTTACTAACGTTGGTAAGTCAACTTTGATTAACCAAATCATCAAGGATGTTACTGGTGAAAAGAACGAAGTTATCACAACTTCACGTTTCCCAGGTACAACACTAGATCGTATTGAAATTCCTTTGGATGATGATAGTGCGATTATTGACACACCTGGTATCATTCACCAAGACCAAATGGCACACTACTTGTCACCTAAGGACTTGAAGTATGTCACACCACAAAAGGAATTAAAGCCGCGTACTTACCAATTGAACCCTGAACAAACATTGTTTATGGGCGCATTGGCACGTTTCGACTTCGTTCAAGGATCAAAGGGTGGCTTTACAGCTTACTTTGACAACAACTTGATGATTCACCGTACTAAGCTAGAAAAGGCAGAAGATTTCTATGCCAAGCATGCTGGTACACTACTTGCACCACCATCAGCGGAGCATTTGGCAGATTTGCCACCATTGCAACGCCACGAATTTAAAACAACACAAAAGACAGATATCGTCATCGATGGACTTGGTTGGATTACTGTTCCTGCTAACTCTGTTGTTGCTGGTTGGGCGCCTAAGGGTGTCTCTGTTTTGACTCGAAAGGCTATGATTTAA
- a CDS encoding YqeG family HAD IIIA-type phosphatase: MTEKFTPTWMLDAIYHLTPEQLRTQGIKAVLTDLDNTLIAWNNPDGTPELHRWLAEMAEAEIPVVIVSNNKAPRVARVAEPLSLAYVSRAFKPLTRGLNEAMRDLNLSADEVVMVGDQLLTDVWSANNAGMRSILVKPILETDQWNTKINRFFEKDVKKRMLAAHPELTWRQELD, encoded by the coding sequence ATGACTGAAAAATTTACACCAACATGGATGTTGGATGCGATTTATCACTTAACTCCTGAACAATTGCGCACCCAGGGGATTAAGGCGGTATTAACAGATTTAGATAATACGCTAATTGCGTGGAATAACCCCGACGGGACACCTGAATTGCACCGTTGGTTGGCTGAAATGGCCGAAGCAGAAATTCCAGTGGTTATTGTGTCAAATAACAAGGCGCCACGTGTTGCACGTGTTGCAGAACCATTGTCACTTGCATACGTCTCTCGTGCATTTAAGCCACTAACACGTGGATTGAACGAGGCAATGCGTGACTTAAACCTTTCAGCTGATGAAGTTGTGATGGTTGGGGATCAATTATTGACAGACGTCTGGTCAGCTAACAATGCTGGCATGCGCAGTATCTTGGTTAAGCCTATTTTGGAAACTGACCAATGGAATACAAAAATCAACCGATTCTTTGAAAAGGATGTGAAGAAGCGTATGCTTGCAGCACATCCAGAGCTAACATGGAGGCAAGAACTTGATTAG
- a CDS encoding D-alanine--D-alanine ligase family protein, which produces MTEKLHIALLFGGNSSEHDVSKRSAWNIYQAMDKEKYDVTVFLISKAGIIMNPEDSLRVFEGEDEDPIVAAAMEKMDMSNPLAPIANLVEMGEIDLFYPVVHGNLGEDGTLQSLFRLLQKPFIGPGTAASAMAFDKDLTKRVLNQAGIRNTKYVLLTDQTKDDYTYEELVEKLGTSTLFVKAAKQGSSVGIHRVKNAEEYAAGLADALQYDYKVLVEAGLKSPREVFISILGNENPRASRIGGIILPDAGEDVWYDYNNKFVDASGMTFELPATLDDGLAEEITEMALATYKALGLVGLTRMDFMVDQDGVPYLGEPNTLPGFTNISLYPQMWEVSGISYSALIDEIIAYGLAEFERNAKLSYDFVALGEEKVGKKNINAERATD; this is translated from the coding sequence ATGACAGAAAAGTTGCATATTGCATTGCTTTTTGGTGGTAACTCATCAGAACACGACGTGTCAAAGCGTTCTGCTTGGAACATTTACCAAGCAATGGACAAGGAAAAGTACGACGTTACTGTTTTCTTGATTTCAAAGGCCGGAATTATTATGAACCCCGAAGATTCTTTGCGTGTCTTTGAAGGTGAAGATGAAGATCCAATCGTTGCAGCAGCAATGGAAAAGATGGACATGTCTAACCCACTTGCACCAATCGCAAACTTGGTAGAAATGGGCGAAATCGATTTGTTCTACCCAGTTGTGCACGGTAACTTGGGAGAAGACGGAACATTGCAATCATTGTTCCGTCTACTACAAAAGCCTTTCATTGGACCGGGAACTGCTGCGTCAGCAATGGCCTTTGATAAGGACTTAACTAAGCGTGTTTTGAACCAAGCGGGAATCCGTAACACAAAGTACGTTTTGTTGACAGACCAAACTAAGGATGATTACACATACGAAGAACTTGTTGAAAAGCTTGGAACAAGCACATTGTTCGTTAAGGCTGCTAAGCAAGGTTCATCAGTTGGTATTCACCGTGTTAAGAATGCAGAAGAATATGCAGCAGGACTTGCTGACGCCCTACAATACGACTACAAGGTCCTTGTAGAAGCTGGATTGAAGTCACCACGCGAAGTATTCATCTCAATCTTGGGAAATGAAAACCCACGTGCATCACGCATTGGTGGAATCATTTTGCCAGATGCTGGTGAAGACGTATGGTACGACTACAACAACAAGTTCGTTGACGCCTCAGGAATGACTTTCGAATTGCCAGCAACTCTAGATGATGGTTTGGCAGAAGAAATTACTGAAATGGCTTTGGCAACTTACAAGGCACTTGGTCTTGTAGGATTGACTCGTATGGACTTCATGGTTGACCAAGATGGTGTGCCATACTTGGGAGAACCTAACACATTGCCTGGATTTACAAACATTTCTTTGTACCCTCAAATGTGGGAAGTTTCAGGAATTAGCTACTCAGCATTGATTGATGAAATCATCGCTTACGGACTAGCCGAATTCGAACGTAACGCAAAGTTGTCATACGACTTCGTTGCCTTGGGTGAAGAAAAGGTTGGAAAGAAGAACATTAACGCTGAACGCGCTACTGACTAA
- a CDS encoding DUF2785 domain-containing protein, giving the protein MTTDYNALRREVSRLRQRVLTGALYTSLGDVLGRWMDSVEEKNDRTESSRVAGMRPDDEHDLTELMIVLRTEKDRAVTDEEVDLLVKGLHAKEFFIRDAGAVTLLTDLIQGGVLTWTQVKRVAYLISRDEYLLAHIDEGPNDAVFTRAAAVNLLAVILFWGPRQYKENLPALLQTQILERFAVYLVLERDNRGMIDGKGLAQTYLQVGQFLDAVALTEQVQRADKIFLLALMVEGLKRQPYPLVSGEDWRLVTYWINLLDLDQIYVDYALNILKQWRKSLVLQRSAQDELSWVRLSNQKHFLQGLLIREKLPEEIREYLNQSKNILA; this is encoded by the coding sequence ATGACGACTGATTATAATGCATTAAGAAGAGAAGTAAGTCGATTACGCCAACGGGTTCTAACAGGTGCCTTGTATACATCACTAGGGGATGTATTGGGTCGTTGGATGGATAGTGTTGAAGAAAAGAATGATCGGACAGAATCATCACGTGTCGCAGGCATGCGACCAGATGATGAACACGATTTAACAGAATTAATGATCGTGTTACGTACGGAAAAAGATCGCGCGGTAACGGATGAAGAAGTAGATTTGTTGGTAAAGGGACTGCATGCGAAGGAATTCTTTATTCGTGATGCGGGTGCAGTAACCTTATTGACGGATTTGATTCAAGGTGGTGTCCTAACTTGGACACAAGTGAAGCGCGTTGCCTATCTAATTAGTCGCGATGAGTATTTGTTAGCGCATATTGATGAAGGACCTAATGATGCTGTGTTTACACGGGCTGCTGCGGTGAATTTGTTAGCTGTTATCCTATTTTGGGGACCACGCCAATACAAAGAAAACCTACCGGCATTATTGCAAACACAAATTCTAGAACGCTTTGCTGTGTATCTTGTTTTAGAACGTGATAATCGTGGCATGATTGATGGAAAAGGATTGGCGCAAACGTACCTACAAGTTGGTCAATTTTTGGACGCTGTGGCATTAACTGAGCAAGTGCAACGTGCCGATAAAATCTTCTTGTTAGCATTAATGGTCGAGGGGTTAAAGCGCCAACCATACCCACTAGTTTCTGGTGAAGACTGGCGTTTAGTCACATACTGGATTAACTTACTAGACCTAGATCAAATCTACGTAGACTATGCGTTGAATATCTTGAAACAATGGCGTAAAAGCCTGGTGTTACAACGTTCAGCACAAGATGAGTTGAGTTGGGTTCGTTTGAGTAATCAAAAACATTTCCTACAAGGTTTATTGATTCGTGAAAAGTTGCCTGAAGAAATTAGGGAATATTTAAATCAATCAAAGAACATACTCGCTTAG
- a CDS encoding APC family permease: MWRYLKRLVIGKPLKTLDEGSQKLSRGKALALLSSDALSSVAYGTEQIITALLMAGTVALWWQLPIAGLVLILLAAITLSYRQIIHAYPGGGGAYRVTAKNWGQKAGLVAGGSLLVDYTLTVAVSVASGTEAITSALPGLRPYSVLIAIGLILLLMALNLRGVRESAGFLTIPVFFFIAMVLLLIGMGFYNIITGQVTYNATAAVGTSFGSASLVLFMRAFSSGSSSLTGVEAISNAVPNFKTPKAKNAAATLTIMATILAVFFAGITFLSYWYGIVPEAEVTVLSQIGVVTFGHGVLFYLFQLATALILAVAANTGFSAFPQLAYNLAKDKYMPHIYLDKGDRLSYSNGIVSLALGAIALVIIFQGSTEQLIPLYAIGVFVPFTLSQSGMIRHWIREREGHWRWKMVANFIGALISAVLVISLFLLRFDGIWPYLVVMPVLLGIFWRIHLHYMNVADELRVMAKERVERHHYAGSTVVLLVSNLTKVTVEAVDYAKSIGDQVIAMHVSFDSNPQKERDLGIKFKKEFPDVRYVDIHSSYRSITEPAVRFVDEISKSAKERNHSVTILIPSFVPRHSWQNALHNQNSMRLHNALASRDVAVSIYYYHLKH; the protein is encoded by the coding sequence ATGTGGCGTTATCTTAAGCGTCTTGTCATTGGGAAACCATTGAAGACGCTCGATGAAGGATCGCAAAAGTTGAGTCGCGGAAAAGCATTAGCTTTGTTGTCATCAGATGCATTGTCATCTGTGGCGTACGGGACAGAACAAATTATTACAGCCTTGTTGATGGCTGGAACAGTTGCGTTATGGTGGCAATTACCAATTGCTGGGCTTGTCTTGATTTTATTGGCAGCCATTACACTATCATATCGACAAATTATCCACGCATATCCAGGTGGCGGAGGCGCATATCGTGTTACGGCCAAGAACTGGGGACAAAAAGCAGGGCTAGTAGCCGGAGGATCATTGCTAGTTGATTACACGTTAACAGTGGCCGTTTCTGTTGCATCTGGAACAGAAGCCATTACGTCGGCTTTACCAGGCTTACGTCCCTATTCAGTGCTCATTGCGATTGGACTGATCTTATTGTTGATGGCCTTGAACCTACGTGGTGTACGAGAATCCGCTGGATTTTTGACCATTCCAGTATTCTTCTTCATTGCGATGGTCTTGTTGTTGATCGGGATGGGGTTTTATAACATCATCACTGGGCAAGTCACATACAATGCAACGGCGGCAGTGGGAACATCATTTGGAAGTGCATCGTTAGTATTGTTTATGCGTGCGTTCTCAAGTGGATCATCTTCATTGACCGGAGTCGAAGCGATTTCAAATGCGGTGCCAAACTTTAAGACACCTAAGGCGAAAAATGCTGCGGCGACTTTGACGATTATGGCAACCATTTTGGCAGTCTTCTTTGCCGGAATTACCTTTTTGTCTTATTGGTACGGCATTGTACCAGAAGCAGAAGTGACTGTTCTATCCCAAATTGGGGTCGTAACTTTTGGTCATGGTGTCTTGTTCTACTTATTCCAATTAGCGACAGCATTGATTTTGGCTGTTGCGGCAAATACTGGATTCTCAGCCTTTCCGCAATTGGCTTACAATTTGGCCAAAGATAAGTACATGCCACACATTTACTTGGATAAGGGAGACCGTTTGAGTTATTCAAATGGAATTGTGTCTTTGGCGCTTGGAGCGATTGCGTTAGTGATTATCTTCCAAGGTTCAACAGAACAATTGATTCCATTGTACGCAATTGGAGTTTTCGTGCCATTTACTTTGTCACAATCAGGAATGATTCGTCATTGGATTCGTGAACGTGAAGGTCACTGGCGTTGGAAGATGGTTGCCAATTTCATTGGTGCCCTAATTTCAGCCGTGCTAGTTATCTCGTTGTTCTTATTACGCTTTGACGGGATTTGGCCTTACCTAGTTGTTATGCCAGTATTGCTAGGTATCTTCTGGCGTATTCATTTACACTATATGAATGTAGCCGATGAATTACGTGTTATGGCTAAGGAACGAGTTGAGCGTCATCACTATGCCGGAAGTACTGTTGTCTTGTTGGTGTCTAACCTAACTAAGGTCACGGTAGAAGCGGTTGATTACGCTAAATCAATTGGTGATCAAGTCATCGCCATGCACGTGTCATTTGACTCTAATCCGCAAAAGGAACGTGATTTAGGAATTAAGTTCAAGAAAGAATTCCCAGATGTTCGATACGTAGATATTCATTCATCATATCGTTCAATTACTGAACCAGCGGTACGTTTCGTGGATGAAATTTCAAAGAGTGCGAAGGAACGCAATCACTCTGTAACGATTTTGATTCCAAGTTTCGTACCACGTCATAGTTGGCAAAATGCGTTGCACAATCAAAACAGTATGCGCCTACACAATGCGCTGGCTAGTCGAGACGTTGCAGTATCAATTTACTATTACCACTTAAAGCATTAA
- the groL gene encoding chaperonin GroEL (60 kDa chaperone family; promotes refolding of misfolded polypeptides especially under stressful conditions; forms two stacked rings of heptamers to form a barrel-shaped 14mer; ends can be capped by GroES; misfolded proteins enter the barrel where they are refolded when GroES binds) produces MAKDIKFSEDARSKMQAGVDKLANTVKTTIGPKGRNVVLEQAYGAPTITNDGVTIAKAIELEDHFEDMGAKLVAEVASKTNDIAGDGTTTATVLAQAIVNEGMKNVTAGANPVGIRRGIETATAAAVDSLHAMSKTVSSKDEVAQVASISAANAEVGDLIAEAMDKVGNDGVITIEESKGIETTLDVVEGMQFDRGYLSQYMVTDENKMEAALENPYILITDKKINNIQDILPLLQNVVEQGRALFIIADDIAGEALPTLVLNKMRGTFNVVAAKAPGFGDRRKELLADIAILTGGTVITDDLGLGLKDATLAQLGQAAKVNVTKDATTIVEGAGSKDAIAERVEMLKKQISETTSDFDREKLQERLAKLAGGVAVINVGAATETELKERKYRIEDALNATRAAVEEGFVPGGGTALVNAIESVAKLEETGDVQTGINIVKRALEEPVRQIAENAGLEGSVIVNKLKEQTPGIGYNAADDTWVDMIQAGIVDPTKVTRSALQNAASVAALLLTTEAVVAEQPKADNGDAAAQAAAMAGMGGMM; encoded by the coding sequence ATGGCTAAAGATATTAAGTTTTCTGAAGATGCACGTTCAAAGATGCAAGCTGGTGTAGACAAGTTGGCTAATACAGTTAAGACAACAATTGGTCCTAAGGGACGTAACGTTGTGTTGGAACAAGCCTACGGTGCACCTACAATTACTAACGATGGTGTGACAATTGCGAAGGCAATTGAACTAGAAGACCACTTTGAAGATATGGGAGCCAAGTTGGTTGCGGAAGTGGCTTCAAAGACAAACGACATCGCTGGTGACGGAACAACAACTGCAACTGTGTTGGCACAAGCAATTGTTAACGAAGGTATGAAGAACGTAACTGCTGGTGCGAACCCCGTTGGAATTCGTCGTGGAATTGAAACAGCGACTGCGGCCGCTGTAGACTCATTGCACGCGATGTCAAAGACTGTTTCATCTAAGGATGAAGTGGCACAAGTTGCCTCAATCTCAGCCGCAAATGCTGAAGTTGGTGACTTGATTGCGGAAGCAATGGACAAGGTTGGTAACGATGGTGTTATCACAATTGAAGAATCAAAGGGAATTGAAACAACTCTAGATGTTGTTGAAGGAATGCAATTCGACCGTGGTTACTTGTCACAATACATGGTAACTGACGAAAACAAGATGGAAGCTGCCCTTGAAAATCCATATATCTTGATTACTGACAAGAAGATCAACAACATCCAAGACATCTTGCCATTGTTGCAAAATGTTGTGGAACAAGGACGTGCATTGTTCATCATCGCTGATGACATTGCAGGTGAAGCTTTGCCAACTTTGGTCTTGAACAAGATGCGTGGAACATTCAACGTTGTTGCGGCTAAGGCACCAGGCTTTGGTGACCGTCGTAAGGAATTGTTGGCTGATATCGCTATCCTAACTGGTGGAACTGTGATTACTGATGACCTAGGACTAGGTTTGAAGGATGCAACTTTGGCTCAATTGGGACAAGCAGCGAAGGTTAACGTGACAAAGGATGCAACAACAATCGTTGAAGGTGCTGGATCTAAGGATGCTATCGCCGAACGTGTTGAAATGTTGAAGAAGCAAATTAGCGAAACAACATCAGACTTTGATCGTGAAAAGCTACAAGAACGTCTAGCTAAGTTGGCTGGTGGAGTTGCAGTAATCAACGTTGGTGCAGCGACTGAAACAGAATTGAAGGAACGTAAGTACCGTATCGAAGATGCGTTGAATGCGACACGTGCTGCTGTGGAAGAAGGGTTCGTACCAGGTGGTGGAACTGCTTTGGTAAACGCTATTGAATCAGTTGCTAAGCTTGAAGAAACTGGTGATGTACAAACTGGTATCAACATTGTTAAGCGTGCCCTTGAAGAACCTGTGCGTCAAATTGCTGAAAACGCAGGACTTGAAGGATCAGTTATCGTTAACAAGTTGAAGGAACAAACACCAGGTATTGGATACAATGCCGCTGATGACACTTGGGTTGATATGATCCAAGCTGGAATCGTGGATCCAACTAAGGTAACGCGTTCAGCTTTGCAAAACGCTGCCTCAGTTGCCGCATTGTTGCTAACAACTGAAGCCGTTGTGGCAGAACAACCTAAGGCGGATAACGGTGATGCAGCTGCACAAGCAGCAGCCATGGCCGGTATGGGCGGAATGATGTAA
- a CDS encoding co-chaperone GroES, producing the protein MLKPLGDRVVLRVMQETEQAVGGILLASNAQEKSIVGTVVAVSEQTMGELVAPQGISVGDEVLYDQYAGTKITVDGEELLVLHAKDIIGVM; encoded by the coding sequence ATGTTAAAGCCTTTAGGAGATCGTGTTGTCTTGCGTGTCATGCAAGAAACAGAACAAGCAGTCGGTGGAATCTTGCTAGCATCTAATGCACAAGAAAAGTCAATTGTTGGAACGGTTGTTGCTGTTTCAGAACAAACGATGGGTGAATTAGTTGCCCCACAAGGAATTTCAGTGGGTGATGAAGTATTGTACGACCAATATGCCGGAACTAAGATTACGGTTGATGGTGAAGAACTATTGGTCCTACATGCTAAAGACATCATCGGTGTGATGTAA
- a CDS encoding ABC-F family ATP-binding cassette domain-containing protein, whose product MIILQASDVTRRFSGVTFFEHLSMQIQDKGRVGLVGRNGAGKSTLLKMITGETTPDEGEISRKKGLRMAYLAQNSGLDSTLSVYNEMREVFEDVVQLEAKMRAVETEMANVTDYEGDAYQRLLSDYDQMQYDFKEKNGYGYEATIRSVLHGFGFDESFYDRKIDSLSGGQRTRLAIAKQLLETPDLLILDEPTNHLDMETLAWLEQYLQNYSGALLVVSHDRYFLDRVVNEIYDMHSGKLDHYVGNYSKFMELKAQKILGEQQAYDKQQEEIAKLEDFVQKNIVRSSTSNRAKSRRKQLERMEKIEAPQNESGVARITFSAAEESGNEVIRMFDGKVGYGMDNILAENVNLEIDKQHAVALVGPNGVGKSTLIKTLLDRLPLLGGTMKIGSSVTVGYYDQEQQVLDETKTVINTIWDEHPTMPEKDVRTILGSFMFSGEAVDKKVSALSGGERARLLLTKLSLEKANCLILDEPTNHLDIDSREVLETALNEYNGTIFFVSHDRYFINSVASEVIELTADGTTFFDGDYDYYLEKRVAAKQEETEQAVEDTPSEAVLSNQERKERQKAQRKLERELADIEKQMATIDERLSEIEVEMNAPELAQDVYQLTQLSEESAQLGEQNKELEERWTDVSIELEDF is encoded by the coding sequence ATGATTATTTTACAAGCAAGTGATGTAACACGCCGATTCAGCGGTGTGACATTCTTTGAGCATCTTTCGATGCAAATTCAAGATAAAGGACGTGTTGGGTTAGTCGGTCGTAATGGAGCGGGTAAGTCAACTTTGTTGAAGATGATTACAGGAGAAACTACCCCTGATGAAGGTGAGATTTCTCGTAAAAAGGGACTGCGTATGGCTTACCTGGCGCAGAACTCAGGACTAGATTCAACACTATCTGTTTACAATGAAATGCGTGAAGTCTTTGAAGATGTTGTGCAATTGGAAGCAAAGATGCGTGCTGTTGAAACAGAGATGGCAAATGTGACTGATTACGAAGGGGATGCTTACCAACGGCTTTTGAGTGATTATGATCAAATGCAATATGACTTTAAAGAAAAGAACGGATACGGTTACGAAGCAACAATTCGTAGTGTCTTGCATGGATTTGGTTTTGATGAATCATTCTATGACCGTAAGATTGATTCACTATCTGGTGGACAACGTACGCGTTTGGCGATTGCAAAACAATTGTTAGAAACACCTGATTTGTTGATTTTAGACGAACCGACTAACCATTTGGATATGGAAACATTAGCTTGGTTGGAACAATATCTCCAAAACTACAGTGGTGCACTATTGGTTGTTTCCCACGACCGTTACTTCTTGGACCGTGTTGTAAATGAAATTTACGATATGCACTCTGGGAAGCTAGATCATTATGTTGGAAACTACAGTAAGTTCATGGAATTGAAAGCCCAAAAGATTTTGGGTGAACAACAAGCTTACGATAAGCAACAAGAAGAAATTGCGAAGTTGGAAGATTTCGTACAAAAGAATATTGTGCGTTCTTCAACATCTAATCGTGCCAAGTCACGTCGTAAGCAATTGGAACGTATGGAAAAGATTGAAGCGCCGCAAAATGAATCTGGGGTAGCACGTATTACTTTCTCTGCAGCCGAAGAATCTGGTAATGAAGTCATTCGTATGTTTGATGGAAAAGTTGGTTACGGAATGGATAACATTTTGGCTGAAAATGTAAATCTTGAAATTGATAAGCAACACGCCGTGGCGCTGGTTGGACCAAATGGAGTCGGAAAGTCTACGTTGATTAAGACTTTGTTGGATCGTTTACCATTACTAGGTGGAACGATGAAGATTGGTTCAAGTGTAACGGTTGGTTACTATGACCAAGAACAACAAGTTCTTGATGAAACGAAGACGGTTATCAACACGATTTGGGATGAACATCCAACCATGCCAGAAAAAGATGTACGTACAATTTTGGGTTCATTCATGTTTAGTGGTGAAGCAGTTGATAAGAAAGTTTCAGCTTTATCTGGTGGTGAACGTGCGCGTCTATTGCTAACTAAGTTATCACTTGAAAAAGCGAACTGTTTGATCCTGGACGAACCAACAAATCACTTGGACATTGATTCTCGTGAAGTATTGGAAACGGCCTTGAATGAATACAATGGAACAATTTTCTTTGTTTCCCACGACCGATACTTCATTAACTCAGTTGCATCTGAAGTGATTGAATTAACTGCGGATGGCACAACATTCTTTGATGGTGACTATGATTATTACCTAGAGAAGCGTGTCGCAGCTAAACAAGAAGAAACAGAACAAGCTGTTGAAGACACACCTTCTGAAGCAGTTTTGAGTAATCAAGAACGTAAGGAACGTCAAAAGGCCCAACGTAAGTTGGAACGTGAACTAGCGGATATTGAAAAGCAAATGGCTACGATTGATGAACGTTTGTCTGAAATTGAAGTGGAAATGAACGCGCCTGAATTGGCACAAGATGTTTATCAATTGACGCAACTTTCTGAGGAAAGTGCTCAATTGGGTGAGCAAAATAAAGAATTAGAAGAACGATGGACAGATGTGTCTATCGAGCTTGAAGATTTTTAA